From the genome of Acidaminococcus sp.:
GTACACCGGAAACATTGGCAATATAGACTACGACGAAGCCCGGAAAAACGCCTGCACACCCCTGCATACCGGCTGTTGCACCAAAGCTGGCCACGGTATTGGCCGTCGTTGTGCTGACGCCGAGACGTTTGGTCAAGGTTTCTACCGTAAGGGGCAGTACACCCATCGAGGAACGGGAAGTAAAGGCGAGAACCAGAGGACTCTTTGCTTTACGGAAGTACGTTACGGGATTAACTCCAAAGCTTACGAGAAGGACGGACTCCAGAACGAACATGATAGCCAGACCGACGTAAAGGAGAACAATGAAAAGACCCATATCCATGATGGCCTTAAGACCGCGCGTGGCAAGCGTATTGGCCAGGAGGGCTACAACTCCGTAAGGCATCAGACCGATGATAAAGTCGCAGGCCCAACCCATGAGAATGTGAAGCTCATCAAATAGCTTCGTGAACGTTTCCATGGAATTGGTTCCCGTCTTTTTGATAAGCTGGGCAATACCGCCGATAACGACGCCAAAGATGACGACGGCAATGACGTTCGTATCCGCCATTGCTTTCACAGGGTTCATGGGGATGAGCGCCCGAAACGTGTCAACGACTGGTTTCACTTCCCGCATCTTGCTCGTTCCTTCGGCAAGAGCCGAACCACCGGCCCCCAGGCCAAAGAAGTAGCCGAGGGAAAGCCCGACAATGGCTGCGAGGGACACCATGCCGAGGTTGGTCGCCAGCATCGCGCCGACGAGTTTCTTCAAATTAGTTCCCTCATTCATATGTAGGATGACGTGGATGATAGAAATGAGCACGAGGGGCACAACGAGCATACGAATCAGGTCAATGAACCCACCGCCTACGAGAGAATACCATTTCGTGGCTTCCTTGATGTAGACGACTTTTGTGGGAGCGTCGGGAAAGCCGGCTATGATTTGAATCAGGACGCCAAGAAAGGCGCCGGAGATGGTACCGATTGTGACCAGCTTACCAAAGCTGATCCCTTTTTGATCCAGATGATGGATACCCCACAAAATAAGAAGAAAAATAACAAGAAGCACAACGGTTGTGGGGTGACTGATCATGAGAAATTCCTTGAAAAATTTGAATTCCATGTCATCCTTCCTTTCTATTTTAAAGTATATTAAAATGCTATGAATTAAATTAATGATGATATCAGTATAAACGAACTGCGGGCCGAGCCAACGGCCCGCAGTTCTTATCAGTTACTTTATTTCTTTCCCGTACTCATTGATATATTCCAGGAACCAGGCGACACCGAGAGGCAGCGCTTTTTCTTCAATATCAAAGTAAGGGCTGTGCTGCGGATAACATTTGCGCCCGTCCGTAAAACCACCACCCAGGCAGAGCATGGCTTTCGGAGCCAGATATTTGGCAAAGTCTTCGCCGCCCATACGGGGTTCTTGCGTTATTACATGGTCCCTGCCAAAGATTTTTTCTGCTGCTTTAAGGCCCGTAGCAGTTACAGCTTCATCGTTGACCATCACCGGCGTACCGAAGTGATAATCCACCTTGATTTCGGTTCTCGTTGCTGCCGCAATACCTGCAGCAACGCGCTCCAGCTGCTCCGGGAAGGCATCACGCACTTCCGGGGTAAAGGTCCGGGTTGTCCCCATAAGATGAGCCGTATCGGGAATGACGTTGCTCGTCGTCCCGCTCTGGAAGGCGGTCACACCAATCACAGCCGCATCCAGCGGCTTGATTTCCCGGCTGACAAGAGTCTGTACCGTATTGTAAAACGCCACACCGGCAGCAATCGGGTCAATCGCTTTTTCAGGATGGGCCCCGTGTCCGCCCTGCCCTTTGATATACACATCAAAGGTATCGGATGCTGCCATAATGGGGCCGGGCTGGAGATTAGCGACTCCGTACGGCAATTCTCCCTGGATATGGAGTGCAATGATCCGGGTACACTCTTTTACAAGGGGATCATCCTTCATATGCAGAGCACCGCTGTCCGCGATATATTCTTCGGCAGGCTGAAAAATAAGGCGTACCGTTACGGGCAGTTCGTCTTTGTGGGCAGCCAGGATTTTAGCTGTCCCCAATAACATTGCAATGTGCGTATCATGGCCGCAGGCATGCATCGTTCCGGGATTCTGTGATTTGTAAGGCGGATTGCTCTCTTCTGTAATCGGCAGGGCATCAATGTCGGCACGGATACCGAGGATGATATCGGAAGATTTTGCGCCTTTCAGCGTAGCAATCACGCCGGTTTTGGTAGATTTCTGATTGGGAATTCCCAGCTCATCAAGATACGCTTGAATTTTTTTCTGTGTTTCTGTTTCATGCCATGACTGTTCCGGATGGGAATGGAAATATTCGCGCAGCCGCGTCAGCTCGTTACTGATTGCCTGTGCTTCTTTTAAACTATCCAGCATTAGAAAAACCTCCTGAAAAAAGCCGCGCGTCGCAGGTCGCTGGCCGTGTGCCGCTTTCGAAAACAAAATTGCGATAGCAATTTTGCTTTAAATTAATAAAAATATTATCCGAAATTATATATGCCAAATGCTGCTAAAAGCGCATATATCTTTTTGTTATCAGCTAAGAGGCTGTGAAAAAATGCTTATTTTTCCACAGCCCCTTACTTCTTATTTAATTTTTCTTTGCATTCGGGTCGTTATTCGGATCATACCAGAGGCCCGTGTTGTTCTTCTTCATGTATTCGGCAAATTCCTTGGAATGGTAGGCGTCAGCAATATCTTTGACCCACTGAGCATCCTTATTTTTGTCAGCTACGACCAGCTGCAGCAGCAGGTGCGGCAGGATGGTTTCCTTGAGGAGCGCCGTTGACGGATCAATCTTCGCATTATAGACAATCGAGCCCGTAATGACAATATAATCAAAGTCTGTCCGTACGGAAGGAATATTCAGGGATTTCATTTCCGTAAATTTCAAATGATGCGGATTCTCTACGATGTCCTGCTGGGTAACCGTTGCCAAATCCTTTTTAGGATCCAGTTTGATCCAGCCAGCCTTTTGCAGGATTGCATAAGCTCTTGCCGTATTGGCGGCATCATTCGGTACGGCAATGGAGTCACCGTCAGCCAGCTGATCCATCTGCGTCTTTCTGCCGGCATAGAGACCAGCCGGAACCGTCGGAATCGGGGTAATGGCTGCCAGATGACCGCCCTGCTTCTTATTGAAGTTATTCATATAAGCCGTATGCTGTTCGACGTTGAAGTCTACTTCGCCTTCGTTCAGCACGATATCAGCCTGCAGCAGGTCGGACATATCTCTGCCCGTAATCTTATAGCCTTTCTTTTCCAGAATCGGCTTTATACCTTTTTCAAAAAGGTCACTGTACGGGCCCTGGGACTTACTGAACGTCAGCTCTTTCTTTGCACCGGCGCTCTTGGAATCACTGCCGCAGCCAGCCGTAAAGGCCGCGACCATCATTCCTGCCAAAACTACGGCTGCTAATTTCTTAACCTTATTCAAATTCATCATCATCGAACCTCCTTAATGGTTTCTTGTCTTAAAAGCTAAATGGTTACCAATGGTTTGGATAATCTGCACAAAAATAATCAAAATGACGACCGTGAAGAGCATGAGCGGCGTATTCATCCGTTCGTACCCGTAAGTCAGGGCCAGGTCGCCGACGCCGCCGGCACCGATGGCACCGGCCATAGCCGTTGCCCCAATCAGGCCTATCGTTCCTGTCGTAATGGAGAGAATCAAAGAGCCTTTCGCTTCGGGCAGAAGAAAGTACCAGATAATTTCAAAATAGGACGCGCCCATAGCCTGTGCGGCTTCGATGATTCCCTTGTTGACATCCAAAATGGAATTTTCGAACAGGCGCGTCAGATAAGGGGCAATGAAAATCACCAACGGCACCAATGCCGCCGTGGTTCCGATACGCGTTCCCACGATCATCTTGGTGAGGGGCATGATAAAGACCATGAGAATGATGAACGGAACCGAACGAACTGTATTAATGACGGCGTTCAGGATACCGTAGATGTACTTATTCGGAAGAATACTGTCCCGGTTAGTCAAAACCAGAGTAAACGCCATGATGAGCGCTAAAATCGTACCTAGTACCAGGGACACGAACACCATGTAGAGCGTTTGTTCTGCCGCCAGGATAAGCTGCGAGGTAGGAACTCCTAAATCCGGCATCACAGCGTCACCTCCTTCCATTTCACTGTGCGCTGCGTCAGATAAGCGGAAGTTTTATCGGCAGCACCATTTTCGTCAATAATCTGGATAATGTAGATACCCAGAGCCGTCTGCTGCAATTCGCTGACGTTGGCAAAGACAATATGTGTCTCTATGCCTAATTCCGCGTTCATATGGTAGAAAATATCTTCGGCCGCTTCATCGCCGAGGAGGCGGACCTTAAAGAGCTTGTAAGGCCTTTTTTCTTCTTTGATATGGCTTTGAATGGCCTCAGGTACCGTATCGGGGATGACCGTATGAACAAACCGCTTTGTAATTTCCTGCTGGGGATCACTGAAGACATCCAGCACGGAACCGCTTTCTACAATCCTTCCCAATTCCATGACAGCGACGCGGTTACAGATTTTTTGAATGACGTCAATCTCGTGTGTAACGATTAAAATTGTGATATTAAGTTTCTGATTAATTCGCTTCAGGAGCTGCAGAATCTGTTCCGTCGTGTCCGGGTCGAGAGCGCTTGTAGCTTCATCACAGAGCAGGATGGACGGATTCGTCGTAAGAGCTCTGGCAATGCCGACACGTTGTTTTTGTCCGCCCGAAAGCTGATCCGGATAAGAATCTTTCTTATCTTCCAGATTGACAAATTTCAGAAGCGTCGTCACGATCTGGTCAATGGCAGCCTGTTCAATATGGCTGAGCCGAAGCGGAAGGGCAATATTTTCATAGACCGTCTTGGATTCCAGCAGGTTAAACTGCTGGAAAACCATGCCGATATTCTTTCTTACCTTTCTGAGTTCTTTGTAAGGCAAGGAGCTCACATTCTGACCATGAACAAATACGCTTCCCGAAGTCGGCACTTCAAGGGAATTAACCATTCGCAGCAGTGTCGACTTACCGGCACCGCTGAACCCGATAACACCGAAAATATCACCCTTCTCAATAGAGAGGTTTACATCTTTCAGGGCTTCTACAGTCTGCCCGCCCAAAGAGAAGGTCTTATTCACATCTTTAAACTCAATAAAAGACATCGTAATTCCTCCTCTGCATACATTTAATCAACAACACCTTTCTGTTCCCCCTTATCACTATGAACCAAAAGGATTAAAAAAAGAGCCATCGTCCCTATGCAGAGACGACGGCTCGTGGTTCCACTCTGTTTTACCAGCATCCTAAGGCTGGCCTCTTTGCTCTTTTAACGGAAGCAGTCCCGTGACAGCCTATTTTTGTTTCGGCTGCCCCGCTCGCGGAGGCATTCGCTGCTTTTCCCTTCCGATCCGGCTCTCAGCTTTTGCCGGAATCTCTGGCGGCGTTCCAAACAGGTACTTGTTCCGTTCATCGCGTTTTTCAATATGGGTAAATCATACTAAAATAGTATGTATTTGTCAATCCTATTTAAAAAAATTTCTTTTTTTGATGAGAATAAGCGAATTTTATTTCAAATGTTACATAATATCCTATTGCTATGGTGGGATTTCATTGACATCCCGCAAGAATTCGCTTTTACCTCATCAAAAAAGCCATCGCCTCCTAATACAGAGACGATGGCTCGTGGTTCCACCCTGTTTTACCAGCATCCTAAGGCTGGCCTTTTTGCTCTCATAACGGAAGCAGTCCCGTGACAGCCTACTCTTTTTCGGCTGTCCCGCTCGCGGAGGCATTCGCTGCTTTTCCCTTCCGATCCGGCTCTCAGCTTTTGCCGGAATCTCTGGCGGCGTTCCAAACAGGTACTTGTTCCGCTCATTGCGTTTTTCAATATGGGTTTATTCTATGCAAAGCAAACGGATTTGTCAAACATTCAGCAATCTTTTTTAGTGATTCGCACAAATATCATCTGAATTGTAATATATTTGACATACTCCCACGACTAAAGTCATGGGAGTATGGGATAATAACGAATCTTATTTTATCTGCATCATTCCATCAGGAAAAGAGATAATGAAAAATCTTCAGAAACACATATAAGATTCCGCTGGCGATCAAGGGACCGACGGCAATACCCTTGAGCACTACCACACCGATGACCGTCCCAATCATTACGGAAGCCACAAGCTGAGGATCTTTTGTCAGAATATCAAGGCCCCACCGTCCCAGTAAGGCCACGATGATGCCGGAAACCAGGGAAGCGATACCCACGGGGCTTTTGAAAATATGGATAAAGTCCTGAATTCCGATTTTACCGAGGGCAATAGGCGACAGCATCCCCGCAGTCAGGATAACAATCCCCCAGTTCATGCCATGCCCTCCGACATAGGCCAGATGCTCTTCCGATAAAATCAATTTCAGCACGACCAGGATTGCGGAGGAGTATGTTACCGTCATATTATGCCCGAAATAGCCAATAAGGCCTAATCCAATCAGGATAAGGTACCCCTGCATGAAATCATCTCCATTTATCTGTTGAAAATGTTACTTACTTATTGTAACGGAAATAAGACTGCTTGGCAAACATCCGGAGCAGACACGCACCTTCCGGATAAAAAAGTGGTTCTTCACGGAAATTTGTTGACTAAAAGACATTTGACTATTGAAAAAGGACATTAACTCCTCCAAAATATAATCGTCGAAACCATACCTTGGGAGGAGAAAATGTCCTTTACTAATTACACTATTCAAAATAATGCAGAATGTCAAGATGTCTTTTACAATGTCTTCATGCCGGAAGACCCTTTTGATGACAGCCAGGAGATTGTTATTTGCAGTGAAAAGAAATATACCGACTTCCGTTGTCCTAAATGTGGTCAGAAAATGTATTCTTACGAGCCATTTTCCACCTACTTGAAAAGCTTTCCTGCGTATCCTGAGCATACCAGGATGATCCGCTTTGAAGGGCATCGTTTCCGTTGCTCCTGCTGCCATGCAACGATCACTGAGCCTATTCCTTTTAAATATCCCGGGACTCGCATTACCATGAGGGCTTCCCTTTGGATTGAGACGCTGCTTCGTAATGGAATCCCTGCCAATGCAATTGCTAAGATGTCAGGAATTCACTGGAGCACGATTCGCTATGTCCACAAACAGCTCATGGACGAATCTCTCGATAAATATGAAATGGAAT
Proteins encoded in this window:
- a CDS encoding cation:dicarboxylase symporter family transporter, with the protein product MEFKFFKEFLMISHPTTVVLLVIFLLILWGIHHLDQKGISFGKLVTIGTISGAFLGVLIQIIAGFPDAPTKVVYIKEATKWYSLVGGGFIDLIRMLVVPLVLISIIHVILHMNEGTNLKKLVGAMLATNLGMVSLAAIVGLSLGYFFGLGAGGSALAEGTSKMREVKPVVDTFRALIPMNPVKAMADTNVIAVVIFGVVIGGIAQLIKKTGTNSMETFTKLFDELHILMGWACDFIIGLMPYGVVALLANTLATRGLKAIMDMGLFIVLLYVGLAIMFVLESVLLVSFGVNPVTYFRKAKSPLVLAFTSRSSMGVLPLTVETLTKRLGVSTTTANTVASFGATAGMQGCAGVFPGFVVVYIANVSGVPFDLTLFIMSIVVIALGSIGIAGVPGTATMAASVSLSGTGLGAYFSSISPVLAIDPIIDMGRTMLNVSGAMTNAIVVDRIMGTFDEKTFQDMSK
- a CDS encoding amidohydrolase, with product MLDSLKEAQAISNELTRLREYFHSHPEQSWHETETQKKIQAYLDELGIPNQKSTKTGVIATLKGAKSSDIILGIRADIDALPITEESNPPYKSQNPGTMHACGHDTHIAMLLGTAKILAAHKDELPVTVRLIFQPAEEYIADSGALHMKDDPLVKECTRIIALHIQGELPYGVANLQPGPIMAASDTFDVYIKGQGGHGAHPEKAIDPIAAGVAFYNTVQTLVSREIKPLDAAVIGVTAFQSGTTSNVIPDTAHLMGTTRTFTPEVRDAFPEQLERVAAGIAAATRTEIKVDYHFGTPVMVNDEAVTATGLKAAEKIFGRDHVITQEPRMGGEDFAKYLAPKAMLCLGGGFTDGRKCYPQHSPYFDIEEKALPLGVAWFLEYINEYGKEIK
- a CDS encoding MetQ/NlpA family ABC transporter substrate-binding protein encodes the protein MMNLNKVKKLAAVVLAGMMVAAFTAGCGSDSKSAGAKKELTFSKSQGPYSDLFEKGIKPILEKKGYKITGRDMSDLLQADIVLNEGEVDFNVEQHTAYMNNFNKKQGGHLAAITPIPTVPAGLYAGRKTQMDQLADGDSIAVPNDAANTARAYAILQKAGWIKLDPKKDLATVTQQDIVENPHHLKFTEMKSLNIPSVRTDFDYIVITGSIVYNAKIDPSTALLKETILPHLLLQLVVADKNKDAQWVKDIADAYHSKEFAEYMKKNNTGLWYDPNNDPNAKKN
- a CDS encoding ABC transporter permease, whose amino-acid sequence is MPDLGVPTSQLILAAEQTLYMVFVSLVLGTILALIMAFTLVLTNRDSILPNKYIYGILNAVINTVRSVPFIILMVFIMPLTKMIVGTRIGTTAALVPLVIFIAPYLTRLFENSILDVNKGIIEAAQAMGASYFEIIWYFLLPEAKGSLILSITTGTIGLIGATAMAGAIGAGGVGDLALTYGYERMNTPLMLFTVVILIIFVQIIQTIGNHLAFKTRNH
- a CDS encoding ATP-binding cassette domain-containing protein; the protein is MSFIEFKDVNKTFSLGGQTVEALKDVNLSIEKGDIFGVIGFSGAGKSTLLRMVNSLEVPTSGSVFVHGQNVSSLPYKELRKVRKNIGMVFQQFNLLESKTVYENIALPLRLSHIEQAAIDQIVTTLLKFVNLEDKKDSYPDQLSGGQKQRVGIARALTTNPSILLCDEATSALDPDTTEQILQLLKRINQKLNITILIVTHEIDVIQKICNRVAVMELGRIVESGSVLDVFSDPQQEITKRFVHTVIPDTVPEAIQSHIKEEKRPYKLFKVRLLGDEAAEDIFYHMNAELGIETHIVFANVSELQQTALGIYIIQIIDENGAADKTSAYLTQRTVKWKEVTL
- a CDS encoding DUF441 domain-containing protein, which translates into the protein MQGYLILIGLGLIGYFGHNMTVTYSSAILVVLKLILSEEHLAYVGGHGMNWGIVILTAGMLSPIALGKIGIQDFIHIFKSPVGIASLVSGIIVALLGRWGLDILTKDPQLVASVMIGTVIGVVVLKGIAVGPLIASGILYVFLKIFHYLFS